In Mycoplasmopsis maculosa, one genomic interval encodes:
- a CDS encoding ABC transporter permease subunit encodes MNSTINYSFKNKNYYKKVSFSIIKYIFICLFLIFVAYSFFTLNFQLSSNGLSLFLLRIKKIFSFEQNNNYENYIFTTFKFTLKTVQYTSLGTLIGFLFAILTAFLSSKTFHKNLLLVYLIKVFVLILRSIPVLVVLEILRNGFGDILQATLVLSWFTWLWAHKYLEDIFENSDYNTFKNNIFLGKNKWISFFKNVNNSYKNKIIVLFLYSFESNIRWTSILSSAGLFGLGYFLQGKNTLDYKYIGIPLLWLTITLLINELIGIFLNKIIFFQKALDKKTKFSKRIFLRPTLYFWILSIIYLSLAISVLFIINYKDININLFYSTFGKYLDIDFIYIKENIYKLFISVYDILKISSIAIFISYLLSLFIAYLGNNIIGNKYNILLIKLFLLICRIIPSVIVFILFNMFFNRFEIPILIVMIFSSTRAMAKFFIESLNSVYSVGLSNMIKTKYFSKTKIFFKYILPNAKNEIISFAFYRFENVFRSMISFGALSTIGIGYILSNVANLKIEEADSRVSAISFVIMIFIILIELINIFYKIFYDKRTFKKK; translated from the coding sequence ATGAATTCTACGATTAATTATTCATTTAAAAATAAAAATTACTATAAAAAAGTTTCTTTTAGTATTATTAAATACATTTTTATTTGTTTATTTTTAATATTTGTTGCTTATTCATTTTTTACTTTAAATTTTCAACTTTCTTCAAACGGTTTGAGTTTATTTTTATTAAGAATTAAAAAAATATTTTCTTTTGAACAAAATAATAATTATGAAAATTATATTTTTACTACATTTAAATTTACTTTAAAAACAGTTCAGTATACTTCTTTAGGAACGTTAATAGGATTTTTATTTGCTATTTTAACAGCATTTTTAAGTTCAAAAACTTTTCATAAAAATTTATTATTAGTTTATTTAATAAAAGTTTTTGTTCTTATATTAAGATCTATACCTGTTCTTGTAGTTCTTGAAATATTAAGAAATGGATTTGGTGATATTTTACAAGCTACATTAGTATTAAGTTGATTTACCTGATTATGAGCCCATAAATATTTAGAGGATATATTTGAAAATAGTGATTATAATACTTTTAAAAATAATATTTTTTTAGGAAAAAATAAATGAATTTCATTTTTTAAAAATGTAAATAATAGCTATAAAAACAAAATAATAGTTTTATTTTTATATTCATTTGAATCAAATATAAGATGAACCTCAATATTAAGTTCTGCTGGATTATTTGGATTAGGTTATTTTTTGCAAGGAAAAAATACACTAGATTATAAATATATAGGTATTCCATTACTTTGACTAACTATTACTTTATTGATAAATGAACTTATAGGAATTTTTTTAAATAAAATTATATTTTTTCAAAAAGCATTAGATAAAAAAACAAAGTTTTCAAAAAGAATATTTTTAAGACCTACTTTATACTTTTGAATATTATCTATTATATATTTATCATTGGCTATTTCTGTTTTATTTATAATTAATTACAAAGATATAAATATTAATTTATTTTATAGTACTTTTGGTAAATATTTAGATATAGATTTTATATATATTAAAGAAAATATTTATAAACTTTTTATTAGTGTATATGATATTTTAAAAATAAGTTCTATTGCTATATTTATTTCATATTTATTAAGTTTATTTATAGCTTATTTGGGAAATAATATAATTGGTAATAAATATAATATTTTGTTGATTAAATTATTTCTTTTAATTTGTAGAATAATTCCTTCTGTAATAGTATTTATTTTATTTAATATGTTTTTTAATAGATTTGAAATACCTATATTAATAGTTATGATTTTTAGTTCTACTAGAGCAATGGCTAAGTTTTTTATTGAAAGTTTAAATAGTGTTTATTCAGTAGGTTTATCAAATATGATTAAAACAAAATATTTTTCAAAAACTAAAATATTTTTTAAGTATATTTTACCTAATGCAAAAAATGAAATAATAAGTTTTGCTTTTTATAGATTTGAGAATGTATTTAGATCAATGATAAGCTTTGGAGCTTTATCAACAATTGGAATAGGTTATATTTTAAGCAATGTAGCTAATTTAAAAATTGAAGAAGCAGATAGTAGAGTTAGTGCAATAAGTTTTGTTATAATGATATTTATTATTTTAATAGAGTTAATCAATATTTTTTATAAGATTTTTTATGACAAAAGAACTTTTAAGAAGAAATAA
- a CDS encoding ATP-binding cassette domain-containing protein — MKLELKNIEICYEKNIVLKNVNLILQKGHFYGLFGKSGSGKTTLLKSILNHDFIQNGEIKYNNEDIIVNNNSKYQKRIIKNNFNKFKNNIGFLFQENNLLNTYDVYDNVRLLSENIFKNKFFKILRILTKKNKSDLIEKLNILEIEDKIFTPVSELSGGQRRKVELAIFLMDNKKIIFADEPTTGLDTKNAKLVFKLLKDYAINNEAIVLCSIHDIENSLDYIDEAIFIKNKKVFENINLKNLTKEEINEFYD; from the coding sequence ATGAAATTAGAATTAAAAAATATTGAAATATGTTATGAGAAAAACATTGTATTAAAAAATGTTAATTTAATTTTACAAAAAGGGCATTTTTATGGACTTTTTGGTAAAAGTGGATCTGGAAAAACAACTCTATTAAAATCTATTTTAAATCATGATTTTATACAAAATGGTGAAATAAAATATAATAATGAAGATATTATTGTGAATAATAATTCAAAGTATCAAAAAAGGATAATAAAAAATAATTTTAATAAATTTAAAAACAATATAGGTTTTTTATTTCAAGAAAACAATTTATTGAATACGTACGATGTTTATGATAATGTAAGACTTTTAAGTGAAAATATTTTTAAAAATAAGTTTTTTAAAATATTGAGAATATTAACTAAAAAAAATAAAAGTGATCTTATAGAAAAATTAAATATTTTAGAAATTGAAGATAAAATTTTTACTCCTGTATCAGAATTATCAGGAGGACAAAGAAGAAAGGTTGAATTAGCAATTTTTTTAATGGATAATAAAAAAATAATATTTGCTGATGAACCTACAACAGGTTTAGACACAAAAAATGCGAAGCTTGTTTTTAAATTATTAAAAGACTACGCAATAAATAATGAAGCTATTGTTTTGTGTTCAATACATGATATAGAAAATTCTTTAGATTATATTGATGAAGCTATTTTTATAAAAAATAAAAAGGTTTTTGAAAATATAAATTTGAAAAATCTAACTAAAGAGGAAATAAATGAATTCTACGATTAA